The Malus sylvestris chromosome 3, drMalSylv7.2, whole genome shotgun sequence genomic sequence AACAATGACCACCCATACTATGGCAACCAAACCaatcaaatttgtaattatAACTTCCCCAACAATTCTTTTCATCAACGTAAAAACTCTACTGAGAAAACGTTTATATTAAACAAACTCGAAATCTCATTCCATATTTTCATTCATGTCCACCAATATTAAATGAAGAAATCTTTATGATCTTTTCACCATTCCAAATATAATAATCAACCATAACCACAGTTTATAATTTTATTCCCATTCAATAAATCATCATGACTTTAATAAATACTAAAATTTCCAATTCATGCCTAGGGTAGTAGGTGTTTAATGACTCACTTGTCAAGTTGGGAAGTGTGATATTTATGTGCCAACTTGAGGGGAGTGTTAAAATGAGTCATTAAGAGTAGCAATTGTAGGAATCCTTAGAGATATTATAGGAGTTGTTGTGAAAATGGGGATACGTGTGTAGTATAATATAAAGTAAATAAGACACaatatttacgaggttcggcaagtgTGGCTACGTCCTCGAGGGCAGTAGCAGTAGTCTCTCTCATTATCATACTTAAATTACAAAGTAATGGAAACAATACATTGTATCTATGCCTCTCTATTATATCTGCAAGCTGATAAGCCTTTATATAGAGAAACTATATCTTCTTTGTTAAGGTTAAAAAGTGTGAAAGTAGGCAGCACAACTTCAATATTTGTTGGCTGTCGATGACTTTTTTTTCAAGTGGGTCATCCACCTTTATAGCAGGagtcctttattaggaaggaATTATATTGTGTTATAGCCTTCCTTGTAGAACAAGGTTTGTATGTGTATATGTTGTAAATCCTTGTTGAATTATAAACAAGTATTTTGGGTGTACAATCCTACTTGGCATCTAGAGCTAGGTCGTAAAAGAACAAAACCCTAAGCATATTCCGCTGCTATCTGCAAGGGCTCTGCAAGTGAgtgttttttgtatttatacTAATCACATGAGTTTGTTGTACCAATGCTGCTAGTGGTTCCTAAATTTTATTGGAATTATACGTTTAGATTTATACAATTACATTTCTAAATATTATTTACGACAACAACTTGGATTTTTTAAATGGTTATAAGTACTTGTAAAACGATACTTCAGTAATCAAACTACTAATCGATTCATGCTCATTCCGATTCCATCATCCGATTGCGTAATGTTTATCTGAAACGATTCCCTAATACACTCTTCCACTTTTGGTTGAAATAATGGCCCAAGGCCCATAACTAAGCAGAAGCCCAATTGGCCCAAGGGGGCGACTCTGTAAAAGAAACAAGGAAAACTAGAGCAGACCAAGAACTCCATTTACAAACccacaaaaccctaaccctagcatCTATAAAAACAAAGATAACCATTTCTCCGCAACCCCAAACCTTCACTCCTGCCGTTTGCACTCTCTCCTCCCCCCTTCCCCTCCATTcttctcacaacccaaaacacCCAATCATGGCAGAGAGACCAGCTGAGAGAGGCCGCGGCGGATTCGGTCGTGGATTTGGTGACCGCGGTGGACGCGGTGACCGTGGTGGACGCGGCCGCGGACGCCGACCCGGCCGACGCGAAGAGGAAGAGAAGTGGGTCCCAGTGACGAAGCTCGGCCGCCTTGTGAAGGAGGGCAAGATCCGCAGCCTGGAGCAGATCTATCTCCACTCCCTCCCCATCAAGGAGCACCAGATCATCGACACTCTCGTCACCCCCGGCAGTCTGAAGGATGAGGTCATGAAGATTATGCCGGTCCAGAAGCAGACCCGGGCCGGTCAGCGAACCCGGTTCAAGGCCTTCGTGGTGGTCGGGGACACCAACGGGCACGTTGGGCTCGGCGTGAAGTGCAGCAAGGAGGTGGCGACTGCGATTCGCGGCGCAATTATATTGGCTAAGTTGTCTGTGATTCCGGTGAGGAGGGGTTACTGGGGTAACAAGATTGGTAAGCCCCATACAGTTCCGTGTAAGGTGACCGGGAAGTGTGGGTCTGTCACGGTGAGGATGGTGCCCGCTCCCCGTGGTTCCGGGATTGTGGCTGCCCGTGTGCCCAAGAAGGTGTTGCAGTTTGCTGGTATTGATGATGTCTTCACTTCATCCCGTGGCTCCACCAAGACCCTTGGCAATTTCGTCAAGGTATATATCTTTCGAGACTTTCGATTATTATTGATACAAAATTgtgttaatttatttatttgatattgtttgcattgatttatatatatatatatcgttgTGCTAATTTGAAATGTTTGACAAACTGTTTATTCATATCGTTGACAAAGAGCTCTTTACTCTGAGAATTAGGCTTGTTGCAGTGTGTTGGCTGATGTATG encodes the following:
- the LOC126614942 gene encoding 40S ribosomal protein S2-4-like translates to MAERPAERGRGGFGRGFGDRGGRGDRGGRGRGRRPGRREEEEKWVPVTKLGRLVKEGKIRSLEQIYLHSLPIKEHQIIDTLVTPGSLKDEVMKIMPVQKQTRAGQRTRFKAFVVVGDTNGHVGLGVKCSKEVATAIRGAIILAKLSVIPVRRGYWGNKIGKPHTVPCKVTGKCGSVTVRMVPAPRGSGIVAARVPKKVLQFAGIDDVFTSSRGSTKTLGNFVKATFDCLLKTYGFLTPEFWKETRFTSSPFQEFTDFLGKPTKPLLIEDVEKVEA